The Oceanispirochaeta sp. M1 genome includes a window with the following:
- a CDS encoding extracellular solute-binding protein codes for MKSKRFSITSLILGALMAVSMVPGLFATGQQDAGETKEVMVNPAGQFPIVDEKITLSAFIEQRALVEDLNTNDTTVFMEDKTNIHLDMLIVPTEAIAEKKQLLLASGQYPDIFLSGYFTNEDIMRYGPSEQVFVPLTDLIDKYAPNIKKAGEDIPGFLESLTAPDGEIYGLPTINECYHCSYNPKYWVYKPWLDALGMKIPETTEDFYQMLKAFKTQDPNGNGIQDEIPLSGSPNGWYSKTEHFIMNAFVFDDGGSVDQEYFFQVNNGNLDFVADTEGWRDGLRFMNRLYNEGLYDPASFTQDYTQLREMGNNSDAVILGSSAAGHPGVFVTISEEIPRHKDYVSIRPLTGPSGVQYSVPTPFKAVKGAMFTITDKCKNPKAAIRLADYMYSFEGSMLLDVGIEGKTWKAADIGKKDFSGNQAVWEQLSDYMEIDNTSWKEVGPSFRSFASVRGTKAQPQDPMAADGFETRLFQETNNNYEPYAPKEVFLGDTFLGLEEIEEAAQLRLHIVDYVKQSMIRFIIGDLDIEKDWDNYVQSLKDINVDEYVSVYRNAYSN; via the coding sequence ATGAAAAGTAAGAGATTTAGTATCACTTCGCTGATTCTCGGCGCCCTGATGGCTGTATCGATGGTACCCGGTCTTTTTGCCACCGGCCAGCAAGATGCCGGCGAGACAAAAGAGGTCATGGTCAATCCTGCCGGTCAGTTTCCAATTGTGGATGAAAAAATCACACTTTCGGCATTCATCGAACAGAGAGCCCTTGTTGAAGATCTGAATACGAATGATACAACTGTTTTTATGGAGGATAAAACAAACATCCATCTGGATATGCTTATTGTCCCTACTGAAGCAATTGCGGAAAAAAAACAGCTTCTCCTTGCCAGTGGTCAGTATCCTGATATTTTCTTGTCGGGTTATTTCACAAATGAAGATATTATGAGATATGGCCCCAGCGAGCAAGTGTTTGTGCCTCTAACGGATCTTATCGATAAATATGCACCAAATATCAAGAAAGCAGGAGAAGATATCCCTGGATTTCTGGAAAGTCTAACGGCTCCCGATGGAGAGATCTATGGCCTTCCAACCATAAACGAGTGCTACCACTGTTCTTATAACCCTAAGTACTGGGTTTATAAACCCTGGTTGGATGCTCTGGGCATGAAGATTCCTGAAACAACCGAAGACTTCTACCAGATGCTTAAAGCCTTTAAGACACAAGATCCCAATGGTAACGGAATCCAGGATGAGATTCCTCTAAGCGGTTCTCCCAACGGCTGGTATTCCAAAACAGAACACTTCATCATGAATGCTTTTGTATTTGACGATGGTGGATCAGTGGATCAGGAGTATTTTTTCCAGGTAAACAATGGAAATCTTGATTTTGTAGCCGATACCGAAGGATGGCGTGACGGGCTTCGTTTTATGAACAGACTGTATAATGAAGGACTGTATGATCCCGCATCATTTACTCAGGATTATACTCAGCTCAGAGAGATGGGAAATAATTCTGATGCAGTGATTCTCGGCTCATCAGCCGCCGGTCATCCCGGAGTTTTTGTCACCATTTCTGAAGAAATACCACGTCATAAGGACTATGTGTCCATTCGTCCTCTGACAGGTCCCTCAGGTGTACAGTATTCTGTACCGACCCCTTTCAAGGCTGTAAAAGGCGCCATGTTCACCATTACCGACAAGTGCAAAAACCCCAAGGCAGCTATCCGTCTGGCTGACTATATGTACTCCTTCGAAGGAAGCATGCTTCTGGATGTAGGAATTGAAGGAAAAACCTGGAAAGCTGCAGACATAGGCAAAAAAGATTTCAGTGGAAACCAGGCCGTGTGGGAACAGTTGAGTGATTATATGGAAATTGATAATACATCCTGGAAGGAAGTCGGCCCCTCCTTCAGATCCTTTGCCAGTGTCAGAGGAACTAAGGCACAACCTCAAGATCCCATGGCGGCAGACGGTTTCGAAACCCGTCTATTTCAGGAAACAAATAATAATTATGAGCCCTATGCTCCCAAAGAAGTATTTCTAGGAGATACATTCCTGGGGCTGGAAGAAATAGAAGAGGCAGCTCAGCTTCGTCTGCATATTGTAGACTATGTTAAGCAATCAATGATCCGTTTCATTATCGGTGATTTGGACATTGAAAAGGACTGGGATAACTATGTTCAGAGTTTGAAAGATATCAATGTCGATGAATATGTATCTGTATACAGAAATGCTTATTCAAATTGA
- a CDS encoding carbohydrate ABC transporter permease, whose protein sequence is MPWNKQKNTIKESKGDRIFLTANILFLSIVMLVVLYPLIFIVSSSFSSTAAVTSGKVWLFPVEPSLAGYKAIFRNNQILYGYANSIFYTVVGTAVNIIFTIMAAFPLSRKDLYGKNLIMFLFTFTMLFSGGLVPFYMVVSKLGMLDKRIVLILPTALAVFQVIIARTFFQISIPEELAEAAEIDGCDDFGFLIKIVIPLSGPIIAVIGLMYAVNNWNTYFNALIFLKSTKLFPLQMVLRNILIQNSFDPNMVKDPVSMMETQGLRDLLKYALIVVASVPVLSIYPFVQKFFVKGMLIGSIKG, encoded by the coding sequence ATGCCCTGGAATAAACAAAAGAATACTATCAAAGAGAGTAAAGGTGACAGAATATTCCTGACAGCCAACATACTGTTTCTTTCAATTGTCATGCTGGTCGTCCTTTATCCTCTTATCTTCATCGTATCATCTTCCTTCAGTTCGACTGCTGCCGTAACATCCGGAAAAGTTTGGCTGTTTCCTGTTGAACCTAGCCTTGCCGGATACAAGGCAATATTCCGTAATAACCAGATTCTCTATGGGTACGCGAATTCCATATTCTATACCGTGGTAGGAACGGCTGTGAATATAATTTTCACCATCATGGCCGCATTCCCTTTATCGCGTAAAGATCTGTATGGAAAGAATCTTATTATGTTCCTTTTTACATTCACAATGCTTTTTTCCGGTGGTCTTGTTCCTTTCTATATGGTTGTTTCCAAATTAGGCATGTTAGATAAAAGAATCGTGTTGATACTACCGACTGCATTGGCTGTATTCCAAGTCATCATAGCCCGAACTTTTTTTCAAATATCAATTCCAGAAGAATTGGCTGAAGCCGCAGAAATCGACGGCTGTGATGATTTTGGATTCTTAATCAAAATAGTTATTCCGTTGTCAGGACCAATAATAGCCGTCATCGGTCTTATGTATGCAGTCAATAATTGGAATACTTATTTCAATGCATTGATATTCCTGAAATCAACAAAACTATTTCCCCTGCAGATGGTGTTAAGAAATATTCTGATCCAGAACAGTTTTGATCCTAATATGGTAAAGGATCCAGTTTCCATGATGGAAACACAGGGGCTCAGAGATCTTCTCAAATATGCCCTGATTGTAGTAGCCAGCGTTCCTGTTTTGTCGATATACCCCTTTGTACAAAAGTTTTTTGTGAAAGGCATGCTTATCGGATCTATTAAAGGTTAA